From the genome of Vigna angularis cultivar LongXiaoDou No.4 chromosome 11, ASM1680809v1, whole genome shotgun sequence, one region includes:
- the LOC108332400 gene encoding indole-3-acetic acid-amido synthetase GH3.6, producing the protein MPEAPRDSHTQYDLAEKNREILNFIEDVTANADEVQKRVLSEILSRNANVEYLRRHGFNGQTDRDTFKNLLPVINYEDVQPDINRIANGDTSPILTSKPITEFLTSSGTSGGERKLMPTIEEELGRRCMLYSLLMPIMSQFVPDLEKGKGMYLMFIKCESKTPGGIVARPVLTSYYKSPYFRDRPYDPYTNYTSPNETVLCPDSYQSMYSQLLCGLCQNKEVLRVGAIFASGFIRAIRFLEKHWTLLCNDIRTGTVNPLITDTSVREAVMRILQPDPKLADMIHRECSKGCWQGIITRLWPNTKYVDVIVTGTMAQYIPTLDYYSNGLPLVCTMYASSECYFGVNLNPLCKPSQVSYTLIPTMCYYEFLPVNRTIDLTLPSSRPSPTSLNHAQLLELADVKLGQEYELVVTTHAGLYRYRVGDILRVTGFKNKAPQFSFVCRKNVALSIDSDKTDEVELQNAMKNAVTHLVPFDAHVSEYTSYADTSTIPGHYVLYWELSLNGSTPIPPCVYEDCCLTIEESLNSVYRQGRVSDKSIGPLEIKIVEQGTFDKLMDYAISLGASINQYKAPRCVKFAPMVELLNSRVTSNYFSPKCPKWVPGHKQWIHCN; encoded by the exons ATGCCTGAGGCTCCCAGAGACTCCCACACACAGTATGACCTTGCAGAAAAGAACAGGGAGATTCTGAACTTCATAGAGGATGTCACTGCTAACGCAGATGAAGTTCAGAAGAGGGTTCTTTCTGAAATTCTGTCCCGCAATGCAAACGTTGAGTACCTGCGACGACACGGTTTTAATGGCCAAACCGACCGCGATACCTTCAAGAACCTTCTCCCTGTCATTAACTACGAGGATGTCCAACCCGACATTAACCGCATCGCCAATGGTGACACCTCTCCAATTCTCACCTCCAAACCCATCACGGAGTTTCTCACCAG CTCTGGGACATCAGGGGGTGAGAGAAAGTTGATGCCAACAATTGAGGAGGAGCTAGGGAGGAGGTGTATGTTGTACAGTCTGTTGATGCCAATAATGAGCCAGTTTGTTCCAGACctagaaaaaggaaaaggaatgTATCTGATGTTCATAAAATGTGAGTCCAAAACACCTGGAGGAATAGTGGCTCGTCCAGTTCTCACAAGCTACTACAAGAGCCCCTACTTTAGGGATAGACCCTACGACCCTTACACAAACTACACAAGCCCAAATGAGACCGTCCTCTGTCCTGATTCCTACCAAAGCATGTACTCCCAACTCCTTTGTGGCCTTTGCCAAAACAAAGAGGTTTTAAGAGTGGGGGCCATCTTTGCCTCTGGTTTCATTCGTGCCATTCGCTTCCTGGAGAAACACTGGACCCTCCTTTGCAATGATATCCGAACAGGAACTGTCAACCCTCTCATCACTGACACGTCAGTCAGAGAGGCTGTGATGAGGATCCTGCAGCCTGATCCCAAGCTTGCGGATATGATTCACAGGGAGTGTAGCAAGGGGTGTTGGCAGGGGATTATTACCAGGCTTTGGCCCAATACAAAGTATGTGGATGTTATTGTGACGGGGACTATGGCACAATACATTCCCACTTTGGATTACTACAGCAATGGCCTTCCACTTGTCTGCACCATGTACGCTTCTAGTGAGTGTTACTTTGGGGTTAACCTCAACCCTCTTTGCAAACCTAGCCAAGTCTCTTACACCCTCATCCCCACCATGTGTTACTACGAATTCCTACCCGTCAACCGAACCATTGACCTCACTCTACCTTCTTCTAGACCATCACCAACATCTCTCAATCACGCACAATTGCTCGAGCTTGCTGATGTCAAACTCGGTCAAGAATATGAGCTCGTTGTCACAACTCATGCTG GGCTTTATCGGTATAGAGTGGGAGATATACTAAGGGTGACAGGATTCAAGAACAAGGCCCCACAGTTTAGCTTTGTGTGCAGAAAGAACGTTGCCCTGAGCATAGATTCTGACAAGACTGATGAGGTTGAGCTGCAAAACGCAATGAAGAATGCAGTGACACACCTGGTTCCATTTGATGCACACGTGAGTGAGTACACCAGCTACGCAGACACCAGCACAATCCCGGGACACTATGTGTTGTATTGGGAGCTAAGCCTGAACGGGTCAACCCCTATTCCACCCTGCGTCTATGAAGATTGTTGCCTAACAATTGAGGAGTCACTGAACAGCGTGTATCGCCAGGGTCGTGTCTCGGACAAATCAATAGGACCCCTTGAGATCAAGATTGTGGAACAGGGCACCTTTGACAAACTGATGGACTATGCCATTAGCTTAGGTGCGTCAATTAACCAGTACAAGGCACCAAGGTGTGTCAAGTTTGCTCCTATGGTGGAATTGTTGAACTCAAGGGTAACATCCAACTACTTTAGTCCCAAGTGTCCTAAGTGGGTTCCGGGACACAAACAGTGGATTCATTGTAATTGA